In Fusarium oxysporum f. sp. lycopersici 4287 chromosome 2, whole genome shotgun sequence, a genomic segment contains:
- a CDS encoding hypothetical protein (At least one base has a quality score < 10) → MPYRLDTHVLTVDANVIHKVDTGNPANLYSMWTVFSRCADSVEQGRRLENLSWRLWQRETFVVDNEEKTAPSTQTLPQNIPSESRIPDLPQLSGSVESLVDEEAVDFSSLSAPLEIARPRVRRQDSCASTRSKRERHISSDDFEKMIVSIVKDKGPLSAPPHVAPVPKESLPVPPVFERSGSTTTESQSPAKSITASEGSPQPSPQSLPRTTVVRGFSPSQIPTPRTISGAAQSSDAIPEPKSSPAAKVVQPKKPARFALGGSCSSSEQDQSLSNSKPIVPIIKKPVFQIGGSSEEDGSLKSAMASSRPGSLLSARKKQASFSNNVMTRTIDDEAAVDSDTDDYIDESAIDDDDDSSDWEDSMEESGKSSMDDKFFQRVDSKPNLTSRRSLITLMLAQNDRARTLGNHASQSTSAIPRSRMAHGPSLGASPNDSDEAPLMMKGMRGPGLKPIHEVPRSSAQPIMTGPNHIQPQAALSPRTTRRNMLATELTESLRRHLLWERQQKSSTANAVLKRRHTSHDVANLKQYPEKPCMKKSEDVNASSWNQYFSKEASDGYHSKGW, encoded by the exons ATGCCCTACCGTTTAGACACTCACGTTTTGACAGTGGATGCGAACGTCATCCACAAGGTCGATACTGGTAATCCCGCCAATCTTTATAGCATGTGGACTG TCTTCTCTCGGTGCGCAGACTCCGTTGAACAAGGTCGAAGACTGGAGAACCTTAGCTGGCGACTGTGGCAAAGAGAGACCTTTGTCGTCGACAACGAAGAAAAGACAGCACCCTCTACACAAACTCTTCCCCAGAACATTCCTTCCGAGTCAAGGATACCCGATCTTCCTCAACTGTCTGGCAGTGTTGAGTCTCTCGTAGACGAAGAGGCTGTCGACTTTAGTTCATTATCAGCACCACTTGAGATCGCCCGCCCTCGTGTACGACGTCAAGATTCTTGCGCCAGCACCCGAAGCAAGCGCGAACGCCACATCAGCTCCGACGATTTCGAGAAGATGATTGTCTCTATTGTTAAGGACAAGGGTCCTCTGTCGGCCCCTCCTCATGTTGCTCCCGTCCCCAAGGAGTCCCTTCCAGTTCCTCCTGTTTTCGAGCGTTCTGGTTCTACTACAACCGAGTCTCAATCGCCTGCAAAGTCTATCACAGCTTCAGAGGGTTCGCCACAACCTTCACCGCAAAGCCTCCCCCGCACCACTGTTGTGCGTGGCTTCTCACCTTCCCAGATTCCCACTCCTCGTACTATCTCCGGTGCTGCTCAATCATCAGACGCAATTCCTGAGCCCAAGTCGTCGCCTGCTGCCAAGGTGGTGCAACCAAAGAAGCCCGCTCGTTTTGCGCTTGGTGGCTCTTGTTCGTCTAGTGAACAGGACCAgagcctcagcaacagcaagccCATCGTtcccatcatcaagaagccCGTGTTCCAGATCGGCGGCTCCTCTGAAGAGGACGGCTCACTCAAGAGCGCCATGGCTTCATCACGGCCTGGCTCGCTCCTCTCTGCACGCAAGAAGCAGGCCTCGTTCAGCAACAATGTCATGACACGAacgattgatgatgaggcaGCTGTCGACTCAGATACCGACGACTACATCGACGAGAGCGCcatcgatgacgatgacgactcTTCGGACTGGGAGGACTCGATGGAAGAGAGCGGCAAATCCAGCATGGACGACAAGTTCTTCCAGCGAGTGGATTCCAAGCCCAATTTGACCTCGCGACGATCGCTCATTACCCTCATGCTTGCCCAGAACGATCGCGCACGCACTCTTGGTAACCACGCTTCCCAATCGACTTCAGCCATTCCACGATCTCGTATGGCCCACGGCCCGTCACTGGGTGCCTCGCCTAATGACTCTGACGAGGCTCCCCTGATGATGAAGGGCATGCGTGGACCTGGTCTCAAGCCGATCCATGAGGTCCCTAGGTCTAGTGCTCAGCCCATCATGACCGGCCCCAACCACATCCAGCCTCAAGCTGCGCTGTCACCTCGCACTACTCGTCGCAATATGTTGGCGACTGAGTTGACTGAGTCTCTTCGACGTCACCTCCTTTGGGAGCGACAACAGAAGTCCTCGACAGCCAATGCCGTCCTCAAGCGACGACATACATCACACGATGTTGCCAACCTGAAGCAGTACCCTGAGAAGCCTTgcatgaagaagagcgagGATGTGAACGCGAGCAGCTGGAATCAATACTTCTCCAAGGAGGCCAGCGACGGATACCACTCCAAGGGGTGGTAA